A stretch of Podospora bellae-mahoneyi strain CBS 112042 chromosome 5, whole genome shotgun sequence DNA encodes these proteins:
- a CDS encoding hypothetical protein (BUSCO:EOG09264EGS; EggNog:ENOG503P2DH; COG:C), translating to MALLGVTLIIASLILLCMRRPQWFPSLFGGALQPETKEEKHTDDGLQNRHAPPALVVQQPHDANDDIDDNDEQSTPKASATIVVDNAPIPTLNLSEPEPEPAPKPQIRPPVPLFSAPPPAQSPNNLMMLPPSRPPTLRPTPSSSLSPAPSRLSPAPARGPGCSTLAPPPTHSTKPSRPSKAAVLTPGHSPLDWARLSGNPSADLRGLPPGTPYLRVTPSMLKRQTGRKGKDAWTVLSGKVYNLTPYLPFHPGGEPELLRCAGRDGTRLFGEIHPWVNYEGMLSACLVGIFVTEEEAAAAAAEGGGMEDMD from the coding sequence ATGGCGTTACTGGGAGTGACTCTGATAATTGCCTCTCTCATTCTACTCTGTATGCGGAGACCACAGTGGTTTCCCTCCCTGTTTGGAGGCGCTCTTCAGCCTGAGACCAAGGAAGAAAAGCACACCGACGACGGCCTGCAAAATCGACATGCCCCACCAGCGCTCGTGGTCCAACAACCACACGACGCCAACGACGACATCGACGACAATGACGAGCAGTCAACCCCCAAGGCATCCGCCACAATAGTGGTTGACAACGCTCCCATCCCAACTCTAAATCTCTCCGagccagaaccagaaccGGCGCCAAAACCCCAGATCCGACCACCGGTGCCTCTGTTCTCAGCACCCCCACCAGCACAATCACCCAACAACCTAATGAtgctccctccctcccgaccaccaaccctccgccccaccccatcttcctccctctccccagcgCCCTCCCGTCTCTCCCCCGCCCCAGCGCGAGGACCAGGCTGCTCAACCCtcgccccccccccaacccactccaccaaaccctccagGCCCTCCAAAGCCGCCGTCCTCACCCCGGGGCACTCCCCTCTCGACTGGGCCCGCCTCTCCGGAAACCCCTCCGCCGACCTCCGCGGCCTCCCCCCCGGAACCCCCTACCTGCGTGTGACACCATCCATGCTGAAGAGACAAACCGGCAGAAAGGGGAAGGATGCCTGGACGGTGCTGAGTGGGAAGGTGTACAATCTCACCCCTTACCTACCATTCCACCCCGGAGGAGAGCCAGAGTTGCTCAGGTGCGCGGGGAGAGACGGAACGaggttgtttggggagaTTCACCCGTGGGTGAACTATGAAGGCATGCTGAGTGCTTGTCTGGTGGGAATCTTTGTcacagaggaggaggctgctgctgccgcggcgGAGGGTGGCGGGATGGAAGATATGGACTGA
- a CDS encoding hypothetical protein (antiSMASH:Cluster_6; EggNog:ENOG503NYCK): protein MEFPTSPMLIDDGRDVDSLSIDTRLPRAERAQSIIHQAEDEEEDENKATVELASIMTTTSNPVSPGPSSPPLDQVRMQDFIPPTRPSSTPFPQPEPRSTDLRCLRCPSEASMDPDEPSVSDIPSVQTDNENAGLNLSDLPAEIHECILDHLFGYRVSTSSKSSITRWGTALRHPRRKELSELSRVSRTWRVLIQDRLYRHIKLKATIDSLRGSFEYFAAHPHLRSYIKHVEVWFPVFRPKYGPLALGTANTLPTVTPDGLTTASYVLPMDNCSLEEAFYFVANTFPDVCIMTLEGGERRKAPKVRHWIGEDQSCPRTMPRVNSVHTLVCKGQWNLIRGQDDFETITSALPNLKEWQGSYSKPKSKSYLTMADIFSKPMKLEKLVLCLEGDYRREMSFPSYFLKVSSKVHFCSKLADAAASPYLEQISYTGRVCQQFFNDLVLRCHDTRLSRLKRIDLTVKNCCRKVAHWNESGSGITDMNFIKAFEQLVLAGIRALGKLQSIEYLRIRYVDLDSPVPPLNPYFLLDKGWCSGVWSDEIVAELNISRPSVQFEELSESFGEVGYNKDGRMTISPDFPRSKSLSLKLENYAMLSVGIAMP from the exons ATGGAATTTCCCACGAGTCCCATGCTCATCGACGACGGTCGCGATGTCGACTCTCTCAGCATCGACACGCGCCTGCCCAGGGCTGAAAGGGCACAATCAATCATTCACCaagccgaggacgaggaggaagacgagaaCAAGGCAACGGTTGAGCTGGCTTCCATCATGACAACCACCTCGAATCCGGTATCACCCGGCCCATCAAGCCCGCCACTGGATCAGGTACGAATGCAAGACTTCATCCCTCCAACACGCCCAAGTAGCACGCCGTTCCCACAACCCGAGCCACGAAGTACAGATTTGCGCTGCCTGAGGTGCCCTTCAGAAGCCTCGATGGATCCCGACGAACCCAGCGTTTCTGACATCCCATCGGTGCAAACCGACAACGAGAACGCCGGGCTCAACCTCTCAGATCTTCCTGCCGAGATCCACGAATGCATCTTGGATCATCTATTTGGTTACCGGGTATCTACATCATCCAAGAGCTCAATCACGCGGTGGGGGACTGCTTTGCGGCATCCAAGAAGGAAGGAGCTATCTGAGCTATCACGAGTGAGCCGGACTTGGAGGGTGTTGATCCAAGACAGGCTCTATCGGCAtatcaagctcaaggcgaCCATCGATTCTTTGAGAGGATCGTTCGAGTACTTTGCTGCTCATCCACATTTACGATCATATATCAAGCACGTGGAGGTCTGGTTTCCGGTATTCCGGCCGAAATATGGACCTCTGGCTCTGGGGACGGCAAACACCCTTCCCACAGTTACGCCGGATGGCTTGACAACAGCGTCTTATGTCTTACCCATGGACAACTGCTCTCTGGAAGAAGCCTTTTATTTCGTCGCCAACACCTTCCCAGATGTGTGCATCATGACGCTCGAAGGTGGTGAACGACGCAAAGCACCGAAAGTGAGGCATTGGATCGGGGAGGATCAGTCTTGCCCACGCACGATGCCCAGGGTGAACTCGGTCCACACCCTTGTTTGCAAGGGACAATGGAACTTGATCCGGGGGCAGGACGACTTTGAGACCATCACGTCCGCCCTGCCTAATCTAAAGGAGTGGCAGGGCTCCTACAGCAAACCGAAATCCAAGAGCTACCTCACCATGGCCGACATCTTCTCCAAGCCCATGAAACTAGAAAAGCTGGTTCTCTGTCTGGAGGGTGACTATCGACGAGAAATGTCTTTCCCATCGTACTTTCTCAAGGTGTCGAGCAAGGTGCACTTTTGCTCCAAGCTGGCCGACGCGGCCGCGTCTCCCTACCTGGAGCAAATATCGTACACGGGGAGAGTTTGCCAGCAGTTCTTCAACGATCTTGTCCTCAGGTGTCACGACACGAGGCTATCACGCCTAAAGCGGATCGATCTAACTGTCAAGAACTGCTGTCGGAAGGTGGCCCACTGGAACGAATCGGGGTCGGGAATCACAGACATGAACTTCATCAAGGCCTTTGAGCAGCTGGTGCTTGCTGGTATTCGAGCACTGGGGAAGTTACAGTCGATTGAGTACCTCCGGATTCGCTACGTGGACCTAG ATTCCCCTGTCCCACCTTTGAATCCTTACTTTTTGCTCGACAAAGGGTGGTGTTCGGGCGTGTGGAGCGATGAGATCGTCGCCGAGCTCAATATCTCAAGGCCGTCAGTTCAGTTTGAGGAACTGTCCGAGTCGTTTGGAGAGGTGGGGTACAACAAGGACGGCCGGATGACCATCAGTCCGGATTTCCCTCGCTCCAAGAGTCTGTCTTTGAAGCTGGAAAACTACGCGATGCTGAGTGTTGGGATCGCGATGCCGTAG
- a CDS encoding hypothetical protein (EggNog:ENOG503NW1G; antiSMASH:Cluster_6; COG:G), translating to MATDGSNGAQSNRFLIWGGEGWVAGHLKTLLEKDGKEVHMTTIRMENRESVLAELDRVKPTHVLNAAGCTGRPNVDWCEDNQEATIRSNVIGTLNLTDCCFLRGIHCTVFATGCIYQYDEAHPWDGPGFLETDPANFAGSFYSMTKAHVEEVMKHYNNCLILRLRMPVSDDLHPRNFVTKIAKYERVVDIPNSNTILSDLLPASILMAEHKELGIYNFTNPGAISHNEVLTLFRDIVRPSFSWKNFSLEEQAKVIKAGRSNCKLDTTKLVNKLKEYGYEIPEIHEAYRKCFERMKAAGVQ from the exons ATGGCCACCGACGGTTCCAATGGCGCCCAAAGCAACCGCTTCTTGATCTGGGGCGGCGAGGGTTGGGTGGCAGGACATCTCAAGACCCTTCTTGAGaaggacggcaaggaggTGCACATGACAACGATCCGAATGGAGAACCGCGAATCTGTtctcgccgagctcgacCGGGTCAAGCCCACTCATGTGCTGAACGCGGCTGGGTGCACTGGGCGGCCCAACGTGGACTGGTGCGAGGACAACCAAGAGGCTACCATCAGGTCCAATGTGATCGGCACCCTGAACCTCACCGACTGCTGCTTCCTCCGCGGCATTCACTGCACCGTATTTGCAACCGGCTGCATCTACCAGTACGATGAGGCACACCCCTGGGATGGCCCAGGTTTCCTCGAGACCGACCCGGCCAACTTTGCGGGGAGCTTCTACTCCATGACCAAGGCCCACGTTGAAGAG GTCATGAAGCACTACAACAACTGCCTCATTCTTCGACTCCGGATGCCAGTGTCGGACGACTTGCACCCCCGCAACTTTGTCACCAAGATCGCCAAATACGAGCGTGTGGTGGAcatccccaacagcaacacgaTTCTGAGCGACCTGCTGCCGGCTAGCATCCTGATGGCCGAGCACAAAGAGCTGGGCATCTACAACTTTACGAACCCTGGTGCCATCTCCCACAACGAGGTGCTCACCCTGTTCCGCGACATTGTGCGCCCCTCGTTTAGCTGGAAGAACTTTAGCCTCGAGGAGCAAGCCAAGGTGATCAAGGCAGGCCGAAGCAACTGCAAGCTTGATACCACGAAATTGGTCAACAAGCTGAAGGAGTATGGGTATGAGATTCCCGAGATTCACGAAGCCTACCGAAAGTGCTTTGAGCGCATGAAGGCTGCGGGTGTCCAGTAA
- a CDS encoding hypothetical protein (antiSMASH:Cluster_6) has product MPCGFQRPHRSQRSITSKTGQTGLQLIVAKHQAGRDPAQSRIPMDAAEVDWAETFPQRNCRAHDSHNNHPRGGRSKKICYAPESFSFNFANRITNNGRQILWHAFAFRIRLELMLEPKRPLEPDPAQPAPDVCEVGKSAIPPSIPAHPSFAQVSPDRRVFLAARDGSHSGHGNPIMGANLACHLSSVLGELQHPLTGSRS; this is encoded by the exons ATGCCGTGTGGATTCCAAAGACCTCATCGAAGCCAGCGatccatcacctccaaaaCAGGTCAAACAG GTTTGCAGTTAATTGTTGCCAAGCATCAGGCCGGACGAGACCCAGCCCAGAGCCGCATTCCCATGGACGCGGCAGAGGTCGATTGGGCAGAGACATTTCCGCAACGGAATTGCAGG GCTCACGAcagccacaacaaccaccctcGCGGCGGGAGATCAAAGAAGATCTGTTATGCTCCGGAATCATTCTCGTTCAACTTTGCCAAccgcatcaccaacaacggaCGGCAAATCCTGTGGCATGCGTTTGCCTTTCGAATCCGCCTGGAGCTGATGCTGGAGCCAAAGAGACCACTTGAGCCAGACCCGGCTCAGCCGGCGCCCGACGTTTGCGAGGTCGGCAAGTCGGCCATTCCTCCGTCCATCCCAGCTCATCCCAGTTTTGCCCAAGTCTCCCCAGACCGTCGTGTGTTCCTGGCCGCCAGAGATGGCAGCCACAGCGGCCACGGGAATCCGATCATGGGGGCTAATCTAGCATGCCACCTGAGCTCTGTATTGGGCGAACTGCAGCATCCCTTGACAGGTTCGAGATCATGA
- a CDS encoding hypothetical protein (EggNog:ENOG503NUW5; COG:S) gives MWLLESDLFEGKKLWLRPGKLYLFGRTVSEAGQLVISDKTISRKHITIKVEPVSEGGGRNITSRSQITIEDLDSKKGTTVNDVQIRGQKKVLTETVNTVKLGMCQKLLRIQWYPVVLSFSFTSKELRADPWTKLRDDLEQLDIKYSAEYEETTTHVVSKKRNTSKGLQALINGKLIVTESFINTIINAATTPADAEEGSSSALEQDFDHYWPNALDHLPPRGEETGERPSTAYAPDERRQEVFEGYTFVFYEKKQFENLLSPITSGRGKAVLNVVTPGQTDVDDFVRFVKGVAGEKGLGSFEDGSEGKGVVVVRYIPKDENYEWYAQFLTEFAQRLDHRPIDQREFIEAILDCDASMLRRPLEEASQSELAMSRSEAHTEPGVRMEIDQPSTEPTAPQQREVEREPSPQPPLRRVWTRRGVSRFKGFDIEDDNPEPTQEIGPVQPNLPELSQPAVEASQDGLFVSQYQDPLDRPEEETVPESRPPPRATRKRPLSTLPEHDESALLANIAPTAAAAKRRRIQAGEPPVPPPPEPEPPVKDKDNDEMVIESPQDKSEKGRGTKGKGKKTAGGDDILELARKQREEAEARAAAERRALTELGDDEIDYAEIRRLQLETVQECEVRFPEPWTGGAGTSRTREQDIADGRWDPKWNGRRNYKQFRKQGAATGRQASRTVIPLEEVRPKSNGIGDEYWLENDSNSRQKNDATSQRQSQTQQQTSNPTPEKAKTPLRRNILTIDSSDEDEDDVDVMDEDRAAPEPTPEPARSRAAKAAERANARKGQSQAQSTQTQSQTSNKRAAPPLNASPSSSREAKKPRRGGFMAASRDESDDDSDDELKFRFGRRK, from the exons ATGTGGCTGCTTGAGAGCGATCTTTTCGAAG GCAAGAAGCTCTGGCTGCGGCCTGGAAAGCTCTACCTCTTCGGCCGCACGGTATCTGAGGCTGGTCAGCTCGTTATCTCTGACAAGACCATTTCGCGTAAACACATCACCATTAAGGTTGAGCCTGTCTcagaaggcggcggc CGCAACATTACCTCCAGATCCCAGATCACCATTGAAGATCTCGATTCAAAAAAGGGAACCACCGTAAACGATGTCCAGATACGCGGCCAGAAGAAAGTCCTCACCGAGACTGTGAATACAGTCAAGCTAGGAATGTGCCAGAAGCTTCTGCG CATTCAGTGGTACCCCGTTGTGctgagcttctccttcactAGCAAGGAGTTACGTGCAGACCCGTGGACAAAGCTTCGCGATGATCTCGAACAATTGGATATAAAATACTCGGCTGAATACgaagaaaccaccacccacgtCGTGTCAAAGAAGCGCAACACGTCGAAGGGGCTTCAAGCTCTCATTAATGGCAAACTTATTGTCACCGAGagcttcatcaacaccatcatcaatgcagcaacaacaccagctgATGCCGAGGAAGGCTCGTCGAGCGCGTTGGAACAAGACTTTGATCACTATTGGCCCAATGCTCTCGACCACTTGCCGCCACGAGGTGAAGAGACCGGAGAACGACCCAGCACAGCCTACGCTCCGGATGAACGGCGACAGGAGGTGTTTGAAGGGTACACGTTTGTTTTTTACGAGAAGAAACAGTTTGAAAACCTCCTCTCTCCCATCACTTCTGGGAGGGGTAAAGCGGTGTTGAATGTGGTGACGCCAGGACAAACGGATGTAGATGATTTCGTCCGTTTCGTCAAAGGCGTGGCTGGTGAAAAGGGGCTTGGGTCTTTTGAGGATGGCAGCGAGGGGaagggagtggtggttgttcGATACATCCCGAAAGATGAAAACTACGAATGGTATGCGCAGTTTCTCACAGAATTTGCTCAGCGGCTCGACCATCGACCAATCGACCAGCGCGAATTTATTGAGGCGATCCTGGACTGCGATGCTTCCATGTTGCGACGCCCCTTGGAAGAGGCTAGTCAATCCGAACTGGCAATGTCACGCTCTGAAGCTCACACAGAACCAGGTGTTCGCATGGAAATAGATCAGCCATCGACCGAGCCGACAGCCCCCCAGCAAAGAGAGGTGGAGAGAGAACCCTCGCCACAACCGCCTCTTCGAAGAGTGTGGACTCGAAGAGGTGTAAGCAGATTCAAAGGCTTTGATATCGAGGACGACAACCCCGAGCCGACTCAAGAGATAGGCCCCGTTCAACCTAACCTTCCCGAACTAAGCCAGCCCGCAGTCGAAGCGTCACAGGATGGTCTGTTTGTTTCGCAGTACCAGGACCCTCTTGATCGTCCAGAGGAAGAGACCGTACCCGAGTCGCGCCCTCCGCCTCGAGCTACACGCAAACGCCCACTCTCAACCTTGCCAGAACATGATGAATCGGCATTACTAGCAAACATTGCCCCCACAGCCGCGGCAGCCAAACGCAGGCGTATTCAGGCAGGAGAGCCGCCTGTGCCCCCACCACCGGAACCGGAGCCTCCAGTTaaggacaaggacaatgACGAGATGGTGATTGAATCTCCCCAAGACAAAAGTGAGAAGGGGCGAGGTACGAAAGGGAAAGGCAAGAAAACAGCAGGCGGTGACGATATCTTGGAGCTGGCGCGCAAGCAGCGCGAAGAGGCCGAAGCCAGAGCAGCTGCGGAACGTCGAGCACTGACCGAGTTGGGCGATGATGAGATTGATTATGCGGAAATTCGCAGGCTGCAACTTGAAACGGTCCAGGAATGTGAGGTTCGCTTCCCTGAGCCATGGACAGGGGGAGCTGGTACCAGTCGTACGCGTGAACAGGACATTGCCGACGGTCGTTGGGATCCCAAATGGAATGGTCGTAGGAATTACAAGCAGTTCCGAAAGCAAGGTGCAGCCACTGGACGGCAAGCATCACGAACAGTAATTCCCCTAGAAGAGGTTCGGCCAAAGAGCAATGGTATCGGTGACGAGTATTGGCTCGAGAACGACTCCAACAGTCGCCAAAAGAACGATGCCACCAGCCAACGTCAATCTCAAACGCAGCAGCAAACCAGCAATCCCACCCCCGAGAAAGCCAAAACCCCTCTCAGGAGGAACATTCTCACCATCGACAGCAgtgatgaggacgaagatgatgtgGATGTTATGGACGAGGACCGAGCAGCACCAGAGCCAACACCCGAGCCAGCCAGGTCGAGGGCGGCCAAGGCAGCGGAGCGGGCCAATGCTCGGAAGGGCCAGTCACAGGCACAGAGCACGCAAACGCAGTCACAGACCAGCAACAAGcgagcagcaccaccgctGAATGCCTCACCTAGTAGCTCGAGGGAAGCGAAGAAGCCGCGTCGGGGAGGGTTCATGGCTGCCAGTAGAGACGAaagcgacgacgacagcgatgATGAGTTGAAGTTCCGGTTTGGCAGGCGGAAGTGA
- the ERG9 gene encoding bifunctional farnesyl-diphosphate farnesyltransferase/squalene synthase (EggNog:ENOG503NXNI; antiSMASH:Cluster_6; BUSCO:EOG09262HA6; COG:I) yields MGAAQQIAYFLLHPNELRSIAQWKVWHEPVHRRDASKETPTEKSCFHFLKLTSRSFSAVIQELNPELLMPICLFYLVLRGLDTIEDDMTLDIKEKEPLLRDFHNIMEQDGWTFDKNGPNEKDRELLVHFDDIIFELKKVKKPYYDIIKDITEKMGNGMADYALNAEHNNIGVGTIKEYELYCHYVAGLVGEGLTRLFVESNLANPQLLVRMDLTESMGQFLQKVNIIRDVHEDWIDKRRFWPREIWSKYVDNWDDLFAPANREKALQCSSEMVLNALKHAEECLFYMAGIRDQSVFNFVAIPQSMAIATLDLVFRNPAIFERNVKITKGDACQLMIESTQNLRVVCDVFKKYARRIHKKNDPRDPNFLAISAQCGKIEQFIETIFPTQDPNKVRAGLKQEDPKMDALETFYLIAAALSTFILIGVLMIGIAWYFGARFDQVFKNIDQKIAGTVTSSVAAVTSVAHEEL; encoded by the exons ATGGGTGCCGCCCAGCAAATTGCttacttcctcctccaccctaATGAGCTTCGGTCCATCGCTCAATG GAAAGTATGGCATGAGCCTGTCCACAGACGCGATGCCTCCAAGGAGACGCCCACCGAGAAATCATGCTTCCACTTCCTCAAGTTGACGTCGCGGTCATTCTCAGCTGTCATTCAAGAGCTCAACCCCGAGCTCCTGATGCCGATATGCCTCTTCTACCTCGTCCTGCGTGGTCTCGACACCATCGAAGACGACATGACCCTTgacatcaaggagaaggagcccCTCCTCCGCGATTTTCACAACATCATGGAGCAGGATGGCTGGACTTTTGACAAGAACGGGCCCAACGAGAAGGACAGGGAGCTGCTCGTCCACTTCGACGACATTATCTTCGAGCTgaagaaggtcaagaagCCATATTATGATATCATCAAGGACATCACCGAGAAGATGGGCAATGGCATGGCCGATTACGCGCTCAACGCTGAGCACAACAACATTGGTGTGGGCACCATCAAGGAGTACGAGTTGTACTGCCATTATGTTGCCGGtctggtgggagagggcttGACACGCCTGTTTGTGGAAAGCAACCTTGCCAACCCACAACTTCTGGTGCGCATGGATCTCACTGAGAGCATGGGCCAGTTCTTGCAAAAGGTTAACATCATTCGCGACGTACACGAGGACTGGATCGACAAGCGGCGATTCTGGCCCAGAGAAATCTGGTCCAAGTATGTTGACAACTGGGACGACCTCTTTGCCCCGGCCAACCGCGAGAAGGCCCTTCAGTGCAGCTCTGAGATGGTGCTCAACGCTCTCAAGCATGCCGAGGAGTGTCTTTTCTACATGGCTGGTATTCGAGACCAGAGTGTTTTCAACTTCGTGGCGATTCCCCAAAGCATGGCCATTGCTACCCTGGATCTTGTCTTCCGcaaccccgccatcttcGAACGGAACgtcaagatcaccaaggGAGACGCCTGCCAACTGATGATCGAGTCGACACAAAACCTGCGGGTGGTCTGCGATGTTTTCAAGAAGTACGCGAGAAGGATACACAAGAAGAATGACCCCAGGGATCCCAACTTCCTTGCCATCAGCGCGCAATGTGGAAAG ATCGAGCAATTCATTGAGACCATCTTCCCAACGCAAGACCCTAACAAGGTCAGGGCTGGGCTCAAGCAAGAAGATCCCAAGATGGACGCCTTGGAGACTTTCTATCTGATTGCTGCTGCGCTGTCAACATTCATCTTGATTGGTGTTCTGATG ATTGGAATTGCATGGTACTTTGGTGCTCGATTCGACCAGGTCTTCAAAAACATCGACCAAAAGATCGCCGGCACTGTTACCAGCTCAGTGGCTGCTGTTACCAGCGTTGCTCACGAGGAACTGTGA
- a CDS encoding hypothetical protein (MEROPS:MER0006037; antiSMASH:Cluster_6; SMCOG1075:alkaline serine protease; SMCOG1075: subtilase family; EggNog:ENOG503NZK9; COG:O) — protein sequence MAGRFLVSLSVALSALGVSAAPATTFTKSEGFYIGVPIANPDAQNLIPHKFIVVYNNTFSDDEVFAHESSIASVIAKRNIGKRSPLTNNILSTTVETFQIDQWRAMALEADDALINEIYAAKEVSYIEQDAVIKLNVRQLQSRAPTGLARLSHDGARQNGYFFDSSAGEGITAYVVDTGIRTTHEDLQGRARFGASFIRGEDETDLNGHGTHVAGTIGGWKFGVAKKTQLVAVKVLGADGSGSNSGVIAGMDFVARDATRRGLRGKAVMNMSLGGSFSQAVNTAINRIEAAGVVPVVAAGNENQDTALTSPGSAEAAITVGAIDQTNDRRASFSNFGPLVDIFAPGVRVESCGIRSDSDTATLSGTSMASPHVAGLAAYIMALEGITGVQQVADRLKQLAGQTNSRVVAASNVAGTTDLIANNGFR from the coding sequence ATGGCTGGCCGATTTCTTGTTTCCTTGAGCGTTGCTCTGTCTGCCCTTGGGGTatctgctgctcctgccaccaccttcaccaaGTCTGAGGGGTTCTATATCGGTGTGCCCATCGCCAACCCCGATGCCCAGAACCTCATCCCCCACAAGTTCATCGTGGTCTACAACAACACCTTCAGCGATGATGAGGTCTTTGCCCACGAGTCCAGCATTGCGAGCGTGATCGCCAAGCGCAACATTGGGAAGCGCAGCCCACtgaccaacaacatcctTTCTACGACAGTCGAGACCTTCCAGATCGACCAGTGGAGAGCTATGGCTCTGGAGGCCGATGATGCCTTGATCAATGAGATCTATGCCGCCAAGGAGGTTAGCTACATCGAGCAGGATGCCGTTATCAAACTCAATGTCCGCCAGCTTCAGTCTCGCGCCCCTACCGGCTTGGCCCGCCTCAGCCATGACGGTGCCAGACAGAATGGTTATTTCTTTGACAGTTCTGCTGGAGAGGGCATCACTGCTTACGTTGTGGACACTGGTATCCGTACCACCCACGAGGACTTGCAGGGGAGGGCCAGATTCGGCGCCTCCTTCATCCGAGGCGAAGATGAGACGGATCTCAACGGCCACGGCACCCACGTTGCTGGCACCATTGGAGGCTGGAAGTTTGGTGTCGCCAAGAAGACTCAGCTCGTTGCTGTCAAGGTCCTCGGTGCTGACGGTTCCGGTTCCAACTCTGGCGTGATTGCCGGTATGGACTTTGTTGCCCGTGATGCCACCCGCCGTGGTCTCCGTGGCAAGGCCGTCATGAACATGTCTCTCGGCGGCTCTTTCTCCCAGGCCGtcaacaccgccatcaaccgTATCGAGGCTGCCGGTGTCGTTCCTGTTGTTGCCGCCGGTAACGAGAACCAGGACACTGCCCTCACCTCCCCTGGTTCTGCCGAGGCCGCCATCACTGTCGGTGCTATTGACCAGACCAACGACCGCCgcgcctccttctccaactttgGTCCCCTCGTTGACATCTTCGCCCCCGGTGTCCGTGTCGAGTCCTGCGGCATCCGCAGCGACAGCGACACCGCCACCCTGAGCGGAACTTCCATGGCCTCCCCCCACGTTGCCGGTCTCGCCGCCTACATCATGGCTCTCGAGGGCATCACCGGTGTCCAGCAGGTGGCCGACCGCCTCAAGCAGCTCGCCGGCCAGACCAACTCCAGAGTCGTGGCCGCCAGCAACGTTGCCGGCACGACCGACCTCATTGCCAACAACGGCTTCAGATGA